In a single window of the Sphingosinicella microcystinivorans genome:
- the truA gene encoding tRNA pseudouridine(38-40) synthase TruA — MQRFKLTIEYDGRPFVGWQRQDNGPSVQQALEDAVFAVTQAEARVYGCGRTDAGVHAEGQVAHVDIARPLAPFRLQEALNAHLRPAPVAVVACEAAAPDFHARFDCTGRRYRYDIVNRRAPLTWQSGLAWHVARPLDADAMHAAAQILVGRHDFTTFRSVHCQSASPLKTLDTLDVVRDGDRIRVHAAARSFLHHQVRSMVGCLKLVGDGSWSADDLRRALAARDRAALGLNAPPDGLFFVSARYG; from the coding sequence ATGCAGCGCTTCAAGCTGACGATCGAGTACGACGGCCGCCCGTTCGTCGGCTGGCAGCGGCAGGACAACGGCCCGAGCGTGCAGCAGGCGCTGGAGGACGCCGTCTTCGCCGTCACGCAGGCGGAAGCGCGCGTGTACGGCTGCGGGCGCACGGACGCGGGAGTCCACGCCGAGGGGCAGGTCGCGCATGTCGACATCGCCAGGCCGCTGGCGCCGTTCCGGCTTCAGGAGGCGCTCAACGCCCACCTGCGCCCCGCCCCGGTCGCGGTCGTCGCCTGCGAGGCCGCCGCGCCCGATTTCCATGCCCGTTTCGACTGCACGGGGCGCCGCTACCGCTACGACATCGTCAACCGGCGCGCGCCGCTCACGTGGCAGTCCGGCCTCGCGTGGCATGTCGCGCGCCCGCTCGATGCCGATGCGATGCACGCGGCGGCGCAGATCCTCGTCGGGCGGCACGACTTCACCACGTTCCGCTCGGTGCACTGCCAGTCGGCCAGCCCGCTGAAGACGCTCGACACGCTCGATGTCGTGCGCGACGGCGACCGGATCAGGGTTCACGCCGCCGCGCGGTCGTTCCTCCACCATCAGGTCCGCTCGATGGTCGGCTGCCTGAAGCTGGTCGGCGACGGCAGCTGGAGCGCCGACGATCTCCGCCGCGCGCTCGCCG
- the fmt gene encoding methionyl-tRNA formyltransferase, with protein sequence MRIVFMGTPAFAVPALEALVAAGHEVAAVYTQPPRPAQRGKQPQPSPVQVAAERLGLPVRCPVNFRDDADRHAFAALHADVAVVAAYGLILPQAILDAPRRGCLNIHASLLPRWRGAAPIQRAILAGDAATGVTIMQMERGLDTGPMLLAAETLVDGKTAGEFTDELAAMGAALIVGALARLDTLVPEAQPAEGVTYAHKIDKAEAALDFTRSAEEVERTVRAFNPAPGAFAPLGGERLRILACAVVEGTGEPGVTIDDRLTIACGVDAIRPTLVQRPGKRAMDVAGMLRGFPVPAGTRLG encoded by the coding sequence ATGCGGATCGTCTTCATGGGAACCCCGGCCTTCGCGGTGCCGGCGCTCGAGGCTCTCGTGGCGGCGGGGCACGAGGTTGCCGCCGTCTACACGCAGCCGCCCCGTCCGGCGCAGCGCGGCAAGCAGCCCCAGCCTTCACCCGTCCAGGTCGCCGCGGAACGTCTCGGCCTTCCCGTGCGCTGCCCGGTGAACTTCCGCGACGATGCCGACCGGCATGCCTTCGCCGCGCTCCATGCCGATGTCGCGGTGGTCGCCGCCTACGGCCTCATCCTGCCGCAGGCGATCCTCGACGCCCCGCGCCGCGGCTGCCTCAACATCCACGCCTCGCTGCTTCCCCGCTGGCGCGGCGCCGCGCCCATCCAGCGCGCGATCCTCGCCGGAGACGCGGCGACCGGCGTCACCATCATGCAGATGGAGCGCGGCCTCGACACCGGCCCGATGCTGCTCGCCGCCGAAACACTGGTGGATGGCAAGACCGCGGGCGAGTTCACCGATGAGCTCGCCGCGATGGGCGCGGCCCTGATCGTGGGCGCCCTCGCCCGTCTCGACACGCTGGTGCCGGAGGCGCAGCCCGCCGAGGGCGTCACCTACGCGCACAAGATCGACAAGGCCGAGGCCGCGCTCGACTTCACGCGGAGCGCCGAAGAGGTCGAGCGCACCGTCCGCGCCTTCAACCCCGCGCCCGGCGCCTTCGCGCCGCTGGGCGGGGAGCGCCTGCGCATCCTCGCCTGCGCGGTCGTGGAGGGGACGGGCGAGCCCGGCGTCACGATCGACGACCGCCTCACCATCGCCTGCGGCGTGGACGCGATCCGCCCGACGCTCGTGCAGCGCCCCGGCAAGCGTGCGATGGACGTCGCCGGGATGCTGCGCGGCTTCCCGGTCCCGGCGGGAACGCGGCTCGGCTGA
- the recR gene encoding recombination mediator RecR, protein MSSPEIDALTQALSRLPGLGPRSARRAVLHLLKRREIALKPLIAALEAVEANLATCDVCGNVDTANPCGVCTDPRRDTKLLCVVEEVADLWAMDRARLFPGRFHVLGGRLSALEGVGPDDLGITQLMARVTAGGIEEVVLAMNATMEGATTMHYLAERLAGTGVSVTQLAHGVPVGGELDYLDEGTIAQALRARRPVG, encoded by the coding sequence ATGTCGTCCCCCGAAATCGACGCGCTGACGCAGGCGCTCTCGCGGCTCCCCGGCCTCGGCCCGCGCTCGGCCCGCCGCGCCGTGCTGCACCTGCTGAAACGCCGCGAGATCGCGCTGAAACCGCTGATCGCCGCGCTCGAAGCCGTGGAGGCGAACCTCGCCACGTGCGATGTCTGCGGCAACGTCGACACGGCGAACCCCTGCGGCGTCTGCACCGACCCGCGCCGCGACACGAAGCTGCTCTGCGTGGTGGAGGAGGTGGCGGACCTGTGGGCGATGGACCGCGCGCGCCTGTTCCCGGGCCGCTTCCACGTGCTCGGCGGGCGGCTTTCGGCGCTGGAAGGCGTGGGGCCGGACGACCTCGGCATCACGCAGCTGATGGCGCGCGTGACGGCGGGCGGCATCGAGGAGGTCGTGCTCGCCATGAACGCCACGATGGAAGGTGCGACGACGATGCACTACCTCGCCGAGCGGCTGGCGGGCACCGGCGTTTCGGTGACGCAGCTCGCGCACGGCGTGCCCGTGGGCGGCGAGCTCGACTATCTCGACGAAGGCACGATCGCACAGGCGCTCCGCGCACGGCGGCCCGTGGGCTGA
- a CDS encoding CHRD domain-containing protein, with product MYRFLLAATVFTFGTVAPAAAAIIVYETSLSGGAEEPSTPSAGTGTATLTFDSDLNTMTLEVAFSGLTGTVTAAHIHCCTAAPVAGNVGVATAVPTFPGFPAGVTSGSYAMTFDLTLPSSFNPAFVTANGGTPAGAEAALLAGVAEGRAYLNIHTAAFPAGEIRGFLVPARAIPEPAAIGLFALGIGALALARRGRKRRGHGPRA from the coding sequence ATGTACAGATTTCTGCTTGCCGCAACCGTTTTCACGTTCGGCACGGTGGCGCCCGCCGCTGCGGCCATCATCGTTTACGAAACCAGCCTGAGCGGCGGGGCGGAGGAACCGTCCACCCCCTCCGCGGGAACGGGCACCGCCACGCTGACGTTCGATAGCGATCTCAATACCATGACGCTGGAGGTGGCGTTTTCCGGCCTGACCGGCACGGTGACCGCCGCGCATATCCACTGCTGCACGGCGGCCCCGGTTGCGGGCAACGTCGGCGTCGCGACGGCCGTGCCGACGTTTCCGGGCTTTCCCGCGGGCGTGACCTCGGGAAGCTATGCGATGACGTTCGACCTTACGCTGCCGTCGTCTTTCAACCCCGCGTTCGTCACGGCGAACGGCGGCACGCCTGCGGGCGCCGAGGCGGCGCTGCTCGCCGGCGTGGCGGAGGGACGCGCCTATCTCAACATCCACACGGCGGCATTTCCCGCCGGCGAGATCCGGGGCTTCCTCGTGCCCGCGCGCGCCATACCGGAACCCGCGGCGATCGGGCTGTTCGCGCTCGGCATCGGGGCGCTGGCGCTCGCACGTCGCGGCAGGAAACGGCGGGGTCATGGCCCGCGCGCCTGA
- the def gene encoding peptide deformylase: protein MAILPILEAPDPRLRQVSEPVARVDDDLRRFMDDMLETMYDAPGIGLAAIQVGVPKRVLVIDLQEVPEGAEDKPENRVKTPLYFVNPEILWHSEETSTYNEGCLSVPEQYADVDRPARIRAKWLDYDGKAHEEELDGLLATCLQHEMDHLEGILFVDHLSKLKRDMLLKKLAKLRKGAKAA from the coding sequence ATGGCCATTCTACCCATTCTCGAGGCGCCGGACCCCCGGCTGCGGCAGGTTTCCGAACCCGTGGCGCGCGTGGACGACGACCTGCGCCGCTTCATGGACGACATGCTGGAGACGATGTACGACGCGCCCGGCATCGGCCTTGCCGCCATCCAGGTGGGCGTGCCGAAGCGCGTGCTGGTGATCGATCTCCAGGAGGTGCCGGAAGGCGCGGAGGACAAGCCCGAAAACCGGGTGAAGACGCCGCTCTACTTCGTGAACCCCGAGATCCTGTGGCATTCGGAGGAAACCTCCACCTACAACGAGGGCTGCCTTTCGGTGCCCGAGCAGTACGCGGACGTGGACCGCCCCGCGCGCATCCGCGCGAAGTGGCTGGATTACGACGGCAAGGCGCACGAGGAAGAACTGGACGGCCTGCTCGCCACCTGCCTGCAGCACGAGATGGACCACCTCGAAGGCATCCTCTTCGTGGACCATCTTTCGAAGCTGAAGCGCGACATGCTGCTGAAGAAGCTCGCGAAGCTCCGCAAGGGCGCGAAGGCCGCCTGA
- a CDS encoding DUF983 domain-containing protein has protein sequence MPVENAAAADEANRSFRSFLPRALAGKCPACGEAKLFRRFLKPVDHCPKCGEAWHHHQADDFPPYIVILLLGHILVPTMYEVNAAFDIPYEYQIPIWLTLTAALALALLQPVKGAVIGYQWAKRLHGFGDRAE, from the coding sequence ATGCCCGTGGAAAACGCCGCTGCGGCGGACGAGGCGAACCGCTCGTTCCGCAGCTTCCTCCCGCGCGCGCTGGCGGGCAAGTGTCCGGCCTGCGGCGAGGCGAAACTGTTCCGCCGCTTCCTGAAGCCCGTGGACCACTGCCCGAAGTGCGGCGAGGCGTGGCACCACCACCAGGCCGACGACTTCCCGCCCTATATCGTCATCCTGCTGCTCGGCCACATCCTCGTGCCGACGATGTACGAGGTGAACGCGGCGTTCGACATCCCCTACGAATACCAGATCCCGATCTGGCTTACCCTCACCGCCGCCCTCGCGCTCGCCCTGCTGCAACCCGTGAAGGGCGCGGTGATCGGGTATCAATGGGCGAAGCGGCTGCACGGATTCGGGGACCGGGCGGAGTAG
- a CDS encoding PepSY-associated TM helix domain-containing protein, with protein sequence MADSIGLDQQAPTGRIAATVFRWLGAAVALIWLLLAVTGILLTYHFEINDRLLSSAETPKDFAAIEQRMNALEADGGAAKVNWIWTTAGLKDRFFINYTAADGSSRNVRIAGDGSVLLDTGGNQRTALEWVREIHLSLASGAVGEWILAISGIVLLGALIRGLYRMWPRGERWGDVFSPRRGAPGERLERWYRAIGLVGAVPAFVVVGAAVVIFFEHSIEGPIGAPPINLPAVAPEGEGAGFAAAARAAEAAIPGSRFVGTTMPTREDATYRAWVNEPGEYFRENGYGGSLVMINANDASVRGVWPLKTASAAYKFMALPYPVHTGEIIGPVGRVLVMLTGFWLLTMTVIGLILWNRRRKAAAV encoded by the coding sequence ATGGCGGATTCGATCGGACTGGACCAGCAGGCACCGACGGGGCGCATTGCCGCCACGGTTTTCCGGTGGCTGGGCGCGGCGGTGGCGCTCATCTGGCTGCTGCTGGCCGTGACCGGAATATTGCTGACCTACCATTTCGAGATAAACGACAGGCTCCTTTCATCGGCCGAAACGCCGAAGGACTTCGCGGCCATCGAGCAGCGCATGAACGCTCTTGAAGCGGACGGCGGCGCGGCGAAGGTCAACTGGATCTGGACGACCGCGGGGCTGAAGGACCGCTTCTTCATCAACTACACGGCCGCGGACGGAAGCAGCCGCAACGTGCGCATCGCCGGCGACGGCAGCGTGCTTCTGGATACCGGCGGAAATCAGCGCACCGCACTCGAATGGGTGCGGGAAATTCACCTGTCGCTTGCGTCGGGCGCGGTCGGGGAATGGATTCTCGCGATCAGCGGCATCGTGCTTCTGGGCGCCCTGATCCGGGGACTCTACAGGATGTGGCCGCGCGGGGAGAGATGGGGCGACGTGTTCAGCCCCCGCCGCGGCGCGCCCGGAGAGCGGCTGGAACGCTGGTATCGCGCCATCGGGCTCGTGGGCGCCGTGCCCGCCTTCGTCGTCGTCGGCGCGGCCGTGGTGATCTTCTTCGAGCACAGCATCGAAGGGCCGATAGGCGCGCCTCCGATCAACCTTCCCGCGGTTGCGCCCGAAGGCGAGGGGGCAGGCTTCGCCGCAGCCGCCAGAGCGGCGGAAGCAGCGATACCGGGCAGCCGGTTCGTGGGCACGACCATGCCGACCCGGGAAGACGCCACCTACCGCGCGTGGGTGAACGAGCCCGGCGAGTATTTTCGCGAGAACGGATACGGCGGCAGCCTCGTGATGATAAACGCGAACGACGCCAGCGTGCGCGGCGTCTGGCCTCTGAAGACGGCCAGCGCCGCCTACAAGTTCATGGCGCTTCCATACCCCGTGCACACGGGGGAGATCATCGGGCCGGTGGGCCGCGTGCTGGTGATGCTGACCGGTTTCTGGCTGCTGACCATGACCGTCATCGGGCTGATCCTGTGGAACCGCCGCCGCAAGGCGGCAGCGGTTTAG
- a CDS encoding CocE/NonD family hydrolase: MPVRRCLAALLASALAVAALPSAAEPLPASDIPADFKPSDALKDFTIREVQIPMRDGVKLHVNLVIPKGARNAPIIFSRTPYSADKAITGLASNRYALALPVTYAELAAAGYIIAVQDVRGRYRSEGDYIVTRPLAGPLNPTDVDHSTDTWDSIDWLVKNVPETNGKVGTIGVSYGGFTTLMSLVNPHPALGAAVPINPLVDGWVGDDWFHNGAYRQSFLDWVYRMTADKSSKHALQFDHYDTYESWLGAGSASDMAKVLGIADFPVFRKAAAHPAYDEYWQQQALDRILAKEPLKVPTLHVHSLWDQEDIYGAPAVYKAMEPKDAGNSRNYMIIGPWQHGQSNVQNGAKLGAIDFGSNTSAWYRSEVLIPFFDAHLKDGAPKADLAPVTAFETGANVWHRYDRWPISCASDCPSQSKPIYLQPDGGLGWSAPAARAAFAEYVSDPARPVTYRERPILSTYNPNTTWGRWLVDDQRFAEARPDVVTFVSEVLTEDVRLAGQPIAKVFASTSGTDSDWVVKLIDVYPAEYPAAPEMGGYELAISMDILRGRYRDDPSKPTAIPANKVVPYEIRLPDVSHRFLKGHRIMVQIQSSWFPLYDRNPQTFVPNIFFAKKEDYRKATQRIYTSSQYPSRIELPVVE; this comes from the coding sequence ATGCCCGTTCGCCGCTGCCTCGCCGCTCTCCTCGCGTCCGCGCTCGCTGTCGCGGCACTGCCGTCCGCCGCCGAGCCCCTCCCCGCCAGCGACATCCCCGCCGACTTCAAGCCGTCCGACGCCCTCAAGGACTTCACGATCCGCGAGGTGCAGATCCCGATGCGCGACGGCGTGAAGCTGCACGTCAACCTCGTCATCCCCAAGGGCGCGAGAAACGCGCCGATCATCTTCTCGCGCACGCCCTATTCGGCGGACAAGGCGATCACCGGCCTCGCGTCCAACCGCTATGCGCTGGCGCTTCCCGTCACCTATGCGGAGCTTGCCGCCGCGGGCTACATCATCGCCGTGCAGGACGTGCGCGGCCGCTACCGGTCGGAAGGCGACTACATCGTCACCCGGCCCCTCGCCGGTCCGCTCAACCCCACCGACGTCGACCATTCGACCGACACGTGGGACAGCATCGACTGGCTGGTGAAGAACGTGCCGGAGACGAACGGCAAGGTCGGCACCATCGGCGTCAGCTACGGCGGCTTCACGACGCTGATGAGCCTCGTGAACCCGCACCCCGCGCTCGGCGCCGCGGTTCCGATCAACCCGCTCGTCGACGGTTGGGTCGGCGACGACTGGTTCCACAACGGCGCCTACCGGCAGAGCTTCCTCGACTGGGTCTACCGGATGACCGCCGACAAGTCCTCGAAGCACGCGCTCCAGTTCGATCACTACGACACCTATGAAAGCTGGCTGGGCGCGGGGTCGGCGAGCGACATGGCGAAAGTGCTCGGCATCGCGGACTTCCCGGTCTTCAGGAAGGCCGCCGCGCATCCGGCCTACGACGAATACTGGCAGCAGCAGGCGCTCGACCGGATTCTGGCGAAGGAGCCGCTGAAGGTGCCGACGCTCCACGTCCACAGCCTCTGGGACCAGGAAGACATCTACGGCGCCCCCGCCGTCTACAAGGCGATGGAGCCGAAGGACGCGGGCAACAGCCGCAACTACATGATCATCGGCCCGTGGCAGCACGGCCAGAGCAACGTGCAGAACGGCGCGAAGCTCGGCGCCATTGATTTCGGCAGCAACACCTCGGCCTGGTATCGCAGCGAGGTGCTGATCCCCTTCTTCGACGCGCACCTCAAGGATGGCGCCCCGAAGGCGGACCTCGCGCCGGTAACGGCGTTCGAGACCGGCGCCAACGTCTGGCACCGCTACGACCGCTGGCCGATCTCCTGCGCGAGCGACTGCCCCTCGCAGTCGAAGCCGATCTATCTGCAACCGGACGGCGGGCTCGGCTGGAGCGCCCCCGCGGCACGCGCCGCGTTCGCCGAATATGTCTCCGATCCGGCGCGCCCGGTGACGTACCGCGAGCGTCCGATCCTTTCGACCTACAACCCCAACACGACATGGGGCCGGTGGCTGGTGGACGACCAGCGCTTCGCCGAGGCGCGGCCCGACGTCGTCACCTTCGTCAGCGAGGTGCTGACCGAGGACGTGCGCCTCGCCGGCCAGCCGATTGCGAAGGTCTTCGCCTCCACGAGCGGTACGGACAGCGACTGGGTGGTGAAGCTGATCGACGTCTACCCGGCGGAATACCCGGCGGCGCCGGAAATGGGCGGCTACGAACTGGCGATCTCGATGGACATATTGCGCGGCCGCTACCGCGACGACCCGTCGAAGCCCACCGCGATCCCGGCGAACAAGGTCGTCCCCTACGAGATCAGGCTGCCGGACGTGAGCCACCGCTTCCTGAAGGGCCACCGCATCATGGTGCAGATCCAGTCGAGCTGGTTCCCCCTCTACGACCGCAACCCGCAGACCTTCGTCCCCAACATCTTCTTCGCGAAGAAGGAGGACTACAGGAAGGCGACGCAGCGGATATACACGTCGTCGCAGTACCCGAGCCGGATCGAGCTGCCGGTGGTGGAGTAG